A region of the Chryseobacterium cucumeris genome:
ATAACGCTTTGAAAGTAGCTTTCACTACGTTGTGAGGGTTAGAAGATCCTTTAGATTTTGAAAGGATATCGTGAATACCAGCAGATTCCAATACCGCTCTTACCGCACCTCCGGCGATCAATCCTGTACCGTGAGAAGCAGGTCTTAGGAAGATATCTGCACCACCGTATCTAGCAGTAGTTTGGTGAGGGATAGTATGGTTCATTACAGGAACTTTCACAAGGTTTTTCTTAGCGTCTTCAACTGCTTTAGCAATTGCAGAAGCAACCTCTTTAGATTTTCCTAAACCGAAACCGATAACACCTTCTTCGTTACCTACTACAACAATAGCAGAAAATCCGAAAGCTCTACCTCCTTTTGTTACTTTTGTTACTCTGTTAACAGCTACGAGACGATCTTTTAATTCTAATCCTCCCGGTTTTACTCTTTCTATATTATCTAGTCCTAACATATTTTCCGAAATTTAATGATTAGAATTTAAGTCCTCCTTCTCTTGCACCATCAGCAAGAGCTTTTACTCTACCGTGGTATACGAATCCGTTTCTGTCAAATACAATACTTTCGATTCCTGCAGCGATAGCTTTAGCAGCGATAGCTTTACCAACAGCAGCAGAAACTTCAGTCTTAGTCCCTTTAGCGTCTACACCTTTCTCTCTTGAAGAAGCTGAAACTAAAGTTTTACCATTTTTATCGTCGATTAACTGAGCGTAAATTTCCTTATTACTTTTGTATACAGATAATCTTGGCAATTCAGAAGATCCAGAGATTTTCCCTCTTACTCTTCTTTTGATTCTTATTCTTTTTTCTAATTTACTTAATGCCATAATACTTATAATTTATTAAGCAGATTTACCAGCTTTACGTCTAACAATTTCTCCTACGAATCTTACACCTTTTCCTTTGTATGGCTCAGGCTTTCTGAAAGAACGGATCTTTGCAGCTACCATTCCTAGAAGTTGGTTGTCGTGAGACGTTAAAGTAATAATTGGGTTTTTACCTTTTTCAGTCAATGTATCCACTTTTACTTCACTTGGAAGTTCTAATACGATACCGT
Encoded here:
- the rpsE gene encoding 30S ribosomal protein S5; its protein translation is MLGLDNIERVKPGGLELKDRLVAVNRVTKVTKGGRAFGFSAIVVVGNEEGVIGFGLGKSKEVASAIAKAVEDAKKNLVKVPVMNHTIPHQTTARYGGADIFLRPASHGTGLIAGGAVRAVLESAGIHDILSKSKGSSNPHNVVKATFKALLDIRRPEEIARMRGISLSKVFNG
- the rplR gene encoding 50S ribosomal protein L18, whose product is MALSKLEKRIRIKRRVRGKISGSSELPRLSVYKSNKEIYAQLIDDKNGKTLVSASSREKGVDAKGTKTEVSAAVGKAIAAKAIAAGIESIVFDRNGFVYHGRVKALADGAREGGLKF